A genomic region of Desulfosarcina ovata subsp. ovata contains the following coding sequences:
- the djlA gene encoding co-chaperone DjlA has product MGWMGKLVGGTIGFAIGGPLGAIFGAAFGHAFDSGAELDEKSGRQRLSTNEQHQLTFFVAAFSMLAKLVQTDGKVSPEEIDSIEGFMERDLRLTPQSRNVAVNIFRTALNAPGTFDDFAHQFHNRFHNQPQMQEVMIDILLRVAVSDGSMTTSEENLILSAVKIFNFSQVRYEQLKSQYVQTADKAYAVLGCHPDDSDDQVKRCYRQRVQEYHPDKIAAKGLPDEFTRFAQDKFREIQDAWDQIKAARGIK; this is encoded by the coding sequence ATGGGATGGATGGGAAAACTGGTTGGCGGAACCATTGGTTTCGCAATTGGCGGACCGTTGGGCGCCATTTTTGGCGCGGCTTTTGGTCATGCTTTTGATAGCGGTGCGGAACTTGATGAAAAAAGCGGCCGGCAGCGGTTGTCGACGAACGAACAACATCAGTTGACGTTTTTTGTGGCGGCTTTTTCAATGTTGGCCAAACTGGTCCAGACCGATGGAAAGGTGTCACCGGAAGAAATTGACTCGATTGAAGGTTTCATGGAAAGAGACCTGCGGCTGACACCGCAAAGCCGCAATGTGGCCGTTAATATTTTTCGTACCGCGTTGAACGCGCCGGGAACATTTGATGATTTTGCCCACCAGTTTCACAACCGGTTCCACAATCAGCCCCAGATGCAGGAGGTGATGATCGATATTCTGCTGCGTGTGGCAGTTTCCGATGGCAGCATGACCACATCCGAAGAAAATTTGATTCTCTCTGCAGTGAAGATTTTCAATTTCAGCCAAGTGCGATACGAACAGTTGAAATCCCAATATGTGCAAACGGCCGATAAGGCATACGCGGTGCTGGGGTGTCATCCGGACGATTCGGACGACCAGGTGAAACGGTGTTATCGCCAGCGGGTTCAGGAGTATCATCCGGATAAAATTGCCGCCAAAGGATTGCCCGATGAGTTCACCCGTTTTGCTCAGGATAAATTCCGTGAAATTCAGGACGCGTGGGATCAGATTAAGGCGGCCCGGGGGATTAAATAA
- a CDS encoding SPFH domain-containing protein, with protein MQGDNRVFLENLEWFDESGRELVHRLPEKGSGEIKWGAQLTVRESQAGVFFYKGRAVEAFGPGRHTLKTGNIPILTKIASLPWGMNSPLRAEMYLVNMKVFTNLKWGTRDPVAFKDSELGLVRLRAFGVFNLQVVQPVLFINTMVGTQGMFTTQEIEEYLNRVIVSRFNDFMGETIDSILNLPARYDELSSGLTERLREDFKHFGLGLTHLYTNAITPPPEVQKAIDDRSRMGVFDDMNKLMQMKAAMAMEKASETDGEGAMGMGTSLGLMMPAMFAQYFNQAGNQSQGGPPPPPDTQQTTCAECQASIPITAKFCPMCGHQQLIFSQCSHCGKNLAPNARFCSRCGHPAEEKPRAIHCPKCGAENLAGARFCNQCGEKY; from the coding sequence ATGCAAGGTGACAACCGTGTCTTTCTTGAAAATCTGGAGTGGTTTGACGAAAGTGGCCGTGAACTGGTTCACCGACTTCCTGAAAAAGGTTCCGGAGAAATCAAATGGGGCGCCCAACTCACCGTAAGAGAGAGTCAGGCCGGTGTCTTCTTTTACAAAGGCAGGGCGGTGGAGGCCTTCGGTCCGGGCCGCCACACACTGAAAACCGGTAACATTCCCATCCTCACCAAGATTGCCAGCCTTCCCTGGGGAATGAACAGCCCCTTACGGGCCGAGATGTACCTTGTCAACATGAAGGTGTTCACCAACCTGAAGTGGGGCACCCGGGACCCGGTGGCGTTCAAGGACAGTGAACTGGGGCTGGTCCGGCTAAGGGCCTTCGGGGTTTTCAATCTGCAGGTGGTTCAGCCGGTGCTGTTCATCAACACCATGGTGGGGACCCAGGGCATGTTCACTACCCAAGAGATCGAGGAGTACCTGAATCGGGTAATCGTTTCCCGGTTCAACGATTTCATGGGCGAGACCATCGATTCTATTTTAAACTTGCCGGCCCGGTACGATGAACTTTCCTCCGGCCTGACCGAGCGCCTGCGGGAAGATTTCAAGCATTTCGGATTGGGGCTCACCCACCTCTACACCAATGCCATCACCCCACCGCCGGAGGTGCAGAAAGCCATTGATGACCGCAGCCGCATGGGGGTTTTCGATGACATGAACAAACTCATGCAGATGAAAGCGGCCATGGCCATGGAAAAGGCATCCGAAACCGATGGCGAAGGCGCCATGGGCATGGGGACCAGCCTGGGCCTGATGATGCCGGCCATGTTCGCCCAGTATTTCAACCAGGCGGGAAACCAGTCCCAGGGAGGCCCGCCACCGCCACCGGATACCCAGCAAACCACCTGCGCCGAATGCCAGGCCAGTATCCCCATAACGGCCAAATTCTGTCCCATGTGCGGTCACCAGCAGCTGATTTTCAGCCAGTGTAGCCACTGCGGCAAAAACCTGGCCCCCAACGCCCGGTTCTGTTCCCGTTGCGGTCATCCGGCCGAGGAGAAACCCAGGGCCATCCATTGCCCCAAATGCGGTGCTGAAAACCTTGCCGGTGCACGCTTCTGCAACCAGTGCGGAGAAAAATATTAA